A single region of the Bacteroides luhongzhouii genome encodes:
- a CDS encoding helix-turn-helix domain-containing protein — MELRIKELCKAKGLLQKELAEKIGVTDIALRASLKGNPTIGTLEKVANALDVHITELFDQPKNNTAGITCPHCGKNINIKVE; from the coding sequence ATGGAATTAAGAATCAAAGAATTATGCAAGGCAAAAGGTCTTTTGCAAAAAGAATTAGCCGAGAAGATCGGAGTAACAGATATAGCTCTCCGCGCTTCATTGAAAGGTAATCCAACTATTGGAACATTAGAAAAGGTAGCTAATGCGCTTGACGTGCATATTACGGAGCTATTCGACCAACCAAAGAACAATACAGCCGGAATCACGTGCCCGCACTGCGGAAAGAATATCAATATCAAAGTAGAATAA